In the genome of Myxococcus stipitatus, one region contains:
- the rsgA gene encoding ribosome small subunit-dependent GTPase A, translated as MSLESLGWGPELAQVFSRVVESSSFSLVPGRVVRQERGLLSVQTAERVLLARTAGRLLHNAPGTESLPTVGDWVALQVPPGTGDGMLHAVLPRKSLLLRRGVGRERDAQLIAANLDVVLLVAGLDQNFNPRRIERALAMAWSSGASPAVLLSKADLMEDASSAVQEVESLAPGVPVLALSAWTGEGLDAVRALLPPGKTGALLGSSGVGKSTLVNQLLGEERLATQEVRPEDDKGRHTTTNRELFLLPHGGLLIDGPGMRELGLLGDEEEGVEQTFTDILELAEGCRFRDCGHQGEPGCAVRAAVQSGTLPPERLASYEKLRREQAFHARQTSPAAQHAHRRFERDRTLVGWEVSRAKRRRD; from the coding sequence GTGTCACTTGAATCCCTTGGTTGGGGGCCCGAGCTGGCCCAGGTTTTCTCTCGAGTCGTCGAGTCGTCGTCCTTCTCCCTCGTCCCCGGCCGCGTGGTGCGCCAGGAGCGCGGGCTTCTCTCCGTCCAGACGGCGGAGCGCGTCCTGCTGGCGCGCACCGCGGGACGGCTCCTCCACAACGCCCCGGGCACCGAGTCGCTCCCCACCGTGGGCGACTGGGTCGCGCTCCAGGTGCCACCCGGCACCGGGGACGGCATGCTGCACGCGGTGCTCCCCCGAAAGAGCCTGCTCCTGCGCCGAGGCGTGGGCCGGGAGCGCGACGCGCAGCTCATCGCGGCCAACCTGGACGTGGTGCTGCTGGTCGCGGGGCTGGACCAGAACTTCAACCCCCGCCGCATCGAGCGTGCGCTGGCCATGGCGTGGAGCAGCGGCGCGTCCCCCGCGGTGCTGCTCTCCAAGGCGGACCTCATGGAGGACGCGTCCAGCGCCGTCCAGGAGGTGGAGTCGCTGGCCCCCGGCGTCCCCGTGCTCGCGTTGAGCGCGTGGACCGGCGAGGGGCTGGACGCGGTGCGGGCGCTGCTGCCCCCGGGCAAGACGGGCGCCTTGCTGGGCTCGTCCGGCGTGGGCAAGTCCACGCTCGTCAACCAGCTGCTGGGCGAGGAGCGGCTGGCCACGCAGGAGGTCCGCCCCGAGGATGACAAGGGGCGTCACACCACCACGAACCGGGAGCTGTTCCTGCTGCCGCATGGGGGGCTGCTCATCGACGGGCCCGGGATGCGGGAGCTGGGGCTCCTGGGAGACGAGGAGGAGGGGGTCGAGCAGACCTTCACCGACATCCTCGAGCTCGCCGAGGGTTGCCGCTTCCGCGACTGCGGCCACCAGGGCGAGCCGGGCTGCGCCGTCCGGGCCGCTGTCCAGTCCGGCACACTCCCCCCGGAGCGGCTCGCCAGCTACGAGAAGCTGAGGCGGGAGCAGGCCTTCCACGCCCGCCAGACGAGCCCGGCGGCCCAGCATGCGCACCGCCGCTTCGAGCGGGACAGGACCCTGGTGGGCTGGGAAGTCTCGCGAGCCAAGCGACGCCGGGACTGA